The following coding sequences lie in one uncultured Mailhella sp. genomic window:
- a CDS encoding ABC transporter ATP-binding protein, translating into MLPLLQVSHLYKSFTPGVYAVQDVSFELKRSTCLGIAGESGSGKSTLIRMLARLIDVSPGPGGGDEGSIRLFRDDISLLPPRFFAHHPLRSQIQMVFQDPTSSLNPCWTAARCIADPLRVLLGIRDRDVLAKHVRRLAQLVHLPEELLDRLPHQLSGGQKARVGIARALGPRPSILLLDEPTTALDVSVQGQILCLLDDLKRQLDLSLIFVSHDLNVLRLLCDRLIVMQQGRVVEQGTTAEVFAHPTHEYTRSLLSSMPVLNKTA; encoded by the coding sequence ATGCTTCCGCTTCTTCAAGTCAGTCATCTCTACAAGTCCTTCACGCCCGGCGTGTACGCCGTGCAGGACGTGTCCTTTGAACTGAAACGCAGCACCTGCCTCGGCATTGCCGGGGAATCGGGTTCCGGCAAGTCCACGCTCATCCGCATGCTGGCGCGCCTCATCGACGTCAGTCCCGGCCCGGGCGGCGGCGACGAAGGCTCCATCCGCCTGTTCCGTGACGACATCAGTCTGCTGCCGCCGCGCTTCTTTGCGCATCATCCCCTGCGCTCGCAGATTCAGATGGTGTTTCAGGATCCCACCAGCAGCCTGAATCCCTGCTGGACCGCCGCCCGCTGCATTGCCGACCCTCTGCGCGTGCTGCTCGGCATCCGCGACAGGGACGTGCTTGCCAAGCACGTGCGCCGTCTGGCGCAGCTCGTCCATCTGCCGGAAGAGCTGCTCGACAGGCTGCCGCATCAGCTTTCCGGCGGACAGAAGGCCCGCGTGGGCATCGCCCGCGCCCTCGGCCCCCGGCCGAGCATCCTGCTGCTGGACGAACCCACCACCGCGCTCGACGTGTCCGTGCAAGGGCAGATTCTCTGCCTGCTCGACGACCTCAAGCGTCAGCTGGATCTCAGTCTCATTTTCGTGTCCCACGATCTCAACGTGCTGCGCCTGCTGTGCGACCGCCTCATCGTCATGCAGCAGGGCCGCGTGGTGGAGCAGGGAACCACGGCGGAAGTGTTCGCGCATCCCACGCACGAGTACACCCGTTCGCTTCTCTCTTCCATGCCTGTTCTGAACAAAACGGCCTGA